Proteins from one Panicum virgatum strain AP13 chromosome 7K, P.virgatum_v5, whole genome shotgun sequence genomic window:
- the LOC120642257 gene encoding sugar transport protein MST1-like, whose translation MAGGGFVAAEGGRVRDYSGGVTFSVVVTGLMAASCGLIFGYDIGVSGGVTQMESFLERFFPEVLRGMRSAKRDAYCKYDNQLLTAFTSSMYIAGMLASLVASGVTRRVGRRAVMLVGGTMFLAGSVINAGAVNIAMLIVGRILLGFGVGFTAQAAPLYLAETSPTRWRGAFTTAYHFFLVAGTLAANVANYFTNRIPGWGWRVSLGLAAAPAAVIVTGALFVSDTPSSLMLRGEPDRARVSLQRIRGADADVEAELKDIARAVEEARRDEEGAFKRLRGVGYRHYLVMMVAIPTFFDLTGMVVISVFSPVLFRTVGFSSQKAILGAVTVSLVSLSGVVLSTFVVDRCGRRFLFLAGGTTMLIFQVAVSWILADHLGKHGAAAAAMPRSYAVGVVVLMCLYTFSFSLSWGPLKWVVPGEIYPVDIRSTGQAITLSVALTLSFTQTQVFVSMLCAMKYAIFLFYSGWVLAMTVFIAALLPETKGVPLEAMRSVWAGHWFWRRFVVLDAKQELDQLNRM comes from the exons ATGGCGGGAGGGGGATTCgtcgcggcggagggcggccggGTGCGCGACTACAGCGGCGGCGTGACGTTCTCCGTCGTGGTCACCGGCCTCATGGCAGCCTCCTGCGGCCTCATCTTCGGCTACGACATTGGCGTCTCAG GTGGCGTGACGCAGATGGAGTCGTTCCTGGAGAGGTTCTTCCCGGAGGTGCTCCGCGGGATGAGGAGCGCCAAGCGCGACGCCTACTGCAAGTACGACAACCAGCTGCTCACCGCGTTCACGTCGTCGATGTACATCGCCGGCATGCTGGCCTCGCTGGTGGCCAGCGGCGTCACCAGGAGGGTGGGCCGCAGGGCCGTCATGCTTGTCGGCGGCACCATGTTCCTCGCCGGCTCCGTCATCAACGCCGGGGCCGTCAATATCGCCATGCTCATCGTCGGCCGGATCCTGCTCGGCTTCGGCGTTGGCTTCACAGCGCAG GCGGCTCCACTGTATCTCGCCGAGACATCACCGACCAGATGGCGCGGCGCCTTCACCACGGCCTACCATTTCTTCCTTGTCGCCGGCACGCTGGCCGCCAACGTCGCCAACTACTTCACCAACCGCATCCCCGGCTGGGGCTGGCGCGTCTccctcggcctcgccgccgcgccggccgccgtcatCGTCACGGGCGCCCTCTTCGTCTCGGACACCCCCAGCAGCCTCATGTTGCGCGGCGAGCCGGACAGGGCCCGCGTGTCGCTCCAGCGCATCCGCGGCGCGGACGCCGACGTGGAGGCCGAGCTCAAGGACATCGCCCGCGCCGTCGAGGAGGCACGCCGGGACGAGGAGGGCGCGTTCAAGAGGCTGCGCGGCGTGGGGTACCGGCACTACCTGGTGATGATGGTGGCCATCCCCACGTTCTTCGACCTCACCGGCATGGTCGTCATCTCCGTGTTCTCGCCGGTGCTGTTCCGGACGGTCGGGTTCAGCAGCCAGAAGGCGATCCTCGGCGCCGTCACCGTCAGCCTCGTGAGCTTGTCCGGCGTCGTACTGTCCACCTTCGTCGTCGACCGGTGCGGCCGCAGGTTCCtgttcctcgccggcggcaccACCATGCTCATCTTCCAGGTGGCCGTGTCATGGATCCTGGCGGACCACCTCGGGaagcacggcgcggcggcggcggcgatgccccGGAGCTACGCGGTGGGCGTGGTGGTGCTCATGTGCCTCTACACCTTCAGCTTCAGCCTGTCGTGGGGGCCGCTCAAGTGGGTGGTGCCGGGCGAGATCTACCCCGTGGACATCAGGTCGACGGGGCAGGCCATCACCCTGTCCGTCGCGCTCACCCTCTCCTTCACGCAGACGCAGGTGTTCGTCTCCATGCTCTGCGCCATGAAGTACGCCATCTTCCTGTTCTACTCCGGCTGGGTGCTGGCCATGACGGTTTTCATCGCGGCGCTCCTGCCGGAGACCAAGGGGGTGCCGCTGGAGGCCATGCGGTCGGTGTGGGCGGGGCACTGGTTCTGGAGGAGGTTCGTCGTCTTGGACGCCAAGCAGGAGCTTGATCAGCTGAACCGCATGTGA